The Streptomyces sp. GSL17-111 region GCCCAGGGTGGTGCCGGAGGTGACGACGTTGCGGCGGGGGAAGGTGTACTTCGCCGGGGGGCTGGTGGGCCAGAACTGGCTCAGCAGCGCTCCCCCAGCACTGAGGATCGCCTTCGCGAGGGGGTGGTTCTCAGCCGGGTAGATCGGAGCGGCGATGCCAGTGCCCATGACGGCGAAGGTCCGGCCGCCCGCAGTGAGTGTGGCCTGGTGGGCGGCGGCGTCGATGCCCTTGGCCAGTCCGCTGACGATCACGACGTCATGCTCGACGAGCTCACGAGCCATCCGGGCCGCCCTGCGCCGCCCGTCCTCGGATGCCTGGCGGGTGCCGACGACGGCGATGGAGCGGGCGTCGCGCTGGTCGAGTTCGCCGCGGTAGAAGAGGAACGGTGGCAGGTTGCCGATCACGCGCAGGTTCGCCGGGTAGTCCTTGTCCAGGACGGTGACCAGGCGCGCACCAGTCTTGCTGGCGGCGGTGAGCTCGTCGTCGACGCGGGCACGCGCATCGTCGAGTCCGGCGGTCAGGGCCTGCTGCAGCAGGGGGCGGTTCTTGGTTGCGGCACGCGAGTCCTCGCGTACCTGTCCGTCCATGAGCGCGGCCAGACCCTCAGGGCTCTGGGCACCGCGCGCGATCAGGTTCCAGTCCAAGGTGGTGCCGCCGGTGCGCAGCGCGCACAGGGTCAGCAGGTCGTGCTGGTCAGCGGTGATACTGAGGTCCATCGGGTGTCCTTCTACTCGTGGCCCCGGGATGTTCGAAGGATGAATCGGTGTCTCGGGCCACTTCCCATCATGGCGTACGCGGTCCGCGTACGGGAGGGAAGGGCACGGCTAGATCGATCGCCGCTTCAGCTTGCCTGGGCGAAGAACTGCTCGGTACGCCGGAGGGCGCGCAGTCAGTCGGCGCTCTGCCGAGCGGCGATGTAGTGGGACATCGTGGCCTTAAGGGCGTCGTCGGGGCCCGGGCCTGCGGCTCCGGTGACGGGCGTCGTTACAAAGTTCGTGGCTGCCAGGTGGTAGCTGACCTGGTAGGGGTCGATGGTCGTGCCGGGGCGCAGGTGGTAGGCAGTGTGGCGGGAGGCGCCGTACTTGCCGATGGTCAGTGCGATGACCTGTGCCACGTTGGCGCTGGTCAGGAGGGTGCGGGCCCACTCGATGGACTTGCCCTCGGTGGTGAAGTCGTCGAAGACGATCACCGTCTTGCCCTTGAGCTTGCCCCGGTACTTGGGGTTGATGCGGACGGTGCGGGCCTGGGCTCCGATCGAGATGTCCGCCGGGCTCGCCTCACCGCGGCTCCTCCTCCACCGCTCCAGGCTGGTGTCCGGGGCCTGGCCGGTGCGCTCGAGGAGGTCCTCGCGGTAGTAGGAGCCGACCATCGCCTTCGCCTTGGTGAGGAAGCCGGCGAGCTGTTGGCTCACCTGGCCCGGGGAGCTGCTGGGGTAGACGCAGAAGAGGCTGCGGTGGGGCAGGGTGCCGTCGAGGTAGGCGGAGGAGAGCAGGCGCAGCATCAGGATGTCGCGGGCGTCCTGGGTGCCGACGGTGATCGTGCGGCCGCGGGTGAAGACGTCCTGTAGCTCGAAAGTCCGGCCGGGGGCATGGGGGAAGCGCACGCTGGGAGGCAGGAGCGAGCGGATCTTCAAGGAGCGGGCGGGGTCGTCGTGACTGAAGGCCCAGCGGGGCTCGCCCAGGAGAAAGTGCTCCAGGAGCTCACCGACGTCGGACGGCTCGTCGGCGGACAGGGTGATCATGCCCTTCGCAATCCGCACGTGGTTGGCCCAGCGGGCGAAGATGTGGACGACGCCGGCGTTGATGCCGGTACGCCAGTCCAGCTCGGAGGTCCCCACGATGACGAGCTGATTTGCGCGCAGCTTGAGGCGGTAGGCGACCGTCAGCAGCCAGGCTGCGCCGCCGCGGGCCGGCTGGCCGGGGATGTCGTCACGGCAGAGGTGGAGGGCGGGCGCGGGCAGGCCAGCGGCCCTCATGGCGGCTTCGGCGTCGAGGGAGTCGGTCGTGAGCAGCACGAAGGAGATGTCGCATTCGTCGAGCCACTGCAGGAAGTCGACGATCCCGTCGTGGGCGCGCCCGGGCGAGCGCAGGACCGCCTTGTAATCGATCGCGACCGCGCGCACCGTGCTCGTCTCGTCCATCGCCGCCCCCACTGCTCTGCCGTGATCACGAACTGACCTTC contains the following coding sequences:
- a CDS encoding DNA-processing protein DprA, coding for MDLSITADQHDLLTLCALRTGGTTLDWNLIARGAQSPEGLAALMDGQVREDSRAATKNRPLLQQALTAGLDDARARVDDELTAASKTGARLVTVLDKDYPANLRVIGNLPPFLFYRGELDQRDARSIAVVGTRQASEDGRRRAARMARELVEHDVVIVSGLAKGIDAAAHQATLTAGGRTFAVMGTGIAAPIYPAENHPLAKAILSAGGALLSQFWPTSPPAKYTFPRRNVVTSGTTLGSVVIEASSTSGAKMQARLAAEHGKFVFLIRSLADTQPWAQKMLAENKAILVTASSDITDRLGQAGDIQAASQQRQQLALAGL
- a CDS encoding HAD family hydrolase, with the translated sequence MDETSTVRAVAIDYKAVLRSPGRAHDGIVDFLQWLDECDISFVLLTTDSLDAEAAMRAAGLPAPALHLCRDDIPGQPARGGAAWLLTVAYRLKLRANQLVIVGTSELDWRTGINAGVVHIFARWANHVRIAKGMITLSADEPSDVGELLEHFLLGEPRWAFSHDDPARSLKIRSLLPPSVRFPHAPGRTFELQDVFTRGRTITVGTQDARDILMLRLLSSAYLDGTLPHRSLFCVYPSSSPGQVSQQLAGFLTKAKAMVGSYYREDLLERTGQAPDTSLERWRRSRGEASPADISIGAQARTVRINPKYRGKLKGKTVIVFDDFTTEGKSIEWARTLLTSANVAQVIALTIGKYGASRHTAYHLRPGTTIDPYQVSYHLAATNFVTTPVTGAAGPGPDDALKATMSHYIAARQSAD